The Onychostoma macrolepis isolate SWU-2019 chromosome 18, ASM1243209v1, whole genome shotgun sequence genome includes the window GATTAATTTCTTAGGTAGTAGGTGGAATTTGACTCTTCTGTTTTCTGTCTCTTTGTCATATTTCTGTCTATAGTATTCCTCAGCTAATTTCCGAATGCACAGTACATCCACAAAGTTGCCTGCTAAGTGTTAAGCCATTAGTGCATATAGAACCAGTGATTTGCTGTTAGTTTCTGTCCTGTCCTCTCCTGTCCTCCATGACGCCGCAGGTTCCAGTGCCCAGACCATCTTATTCTCAGGCCAGGGAGAGTCTGGTGAAGGCTATTCCTTCGAAGATCATCTGTCTTTTTGCCTGTGGGGGAAAAGACTGTCGATATGAAGGTCCGGCGTGCTGGAGCATAAACCAACAGGCCATTAAAGGTGTCTTCTCCAGCTGGTGAGGCCTACAGTGTTTCTATTGTCTGAATGATTAAGGCTACATCAACAGCAATCTAGGTAACACAGCGGCAAAAAGAAAACGGCGCTTCCAAAAAAGCTCTGTATTAGCTGGACAAAAACATTGTCTCCATGTGAACTAAAGGCCAAAATGTTAGAAGAGACACACCAAACAAATAGGAATATTTATATGTCAGAAGAACCAGTGGCATCAAACCTGTAAGAATTGAACTGAATGCAAGAATAAGAAATTGTTCCTTTAAACCGAATGTGTAATATAACGTTTTTCTTATTTCTTTGCCTTATAAAAATAGCCATGTATATATTCACTGCATGTGTTTTTTGTATTTAGGGTGACCGATGACATTATTGCAATGGCACGACCTTCTACATGTCTCATCAAGAGATACAGCATCATAGAGCAGTTCAAACAGTGAGTGTTATTTAATACAGTCTTTAAAAAGATGTTTAACATTTACTTACACTCTGCAGGGGGTGGGTCTGGTTAATAAGTGACAATGTGTGTATTACAGGTTCAACATTAAATCCATCATTAATATGCAGCTCCCAGGGGAACATGCTCACTGCGGCCCTCCTCTGGACCCTGGCAGTGGGTTCACATATTCACCTCAGATCTTTATGGACAGTCAAAGTGAGCCAAAGTCATGAACTTTCATAGAACTAATATTAGTATGATTCTCTTGCAACATGTCTGGTTCATATTACACCCTAAACAGAGATTTGCATTGTGCCACTCCTAAATCTCattacctatatatatatatatatatatatatataaaacgattatttaatatttattacaattataatctataattaaaaatataagtaaattatacaattattttggaatgattgaattttaaataaaaaattgatatacatattttaggattatttgatgaatagacaaATTCAAAAGAatcttttatatcattataaatgtctttactgtcacttttcatcaatttattgcatccttgctaaataaaagtattaatttctttatagaaaatcttaatatataaagtattgtatatattacaatatataatataatcacaGTGCAAACGTATGTATTGGGCCTAGTATATTAATACGTATGCAATAgtataaatgttcttttaataCTGGGGTGAAAATTCCTTGAGAGATTCACCCAATAAATCAACtgatgaattattgaattatgTTCCTTTTTGTCTGACAGTTTACTTCTATAATTTTGGGATGTCTGATTTTGGAGTGTCGTCTCTGGAGGTGATGCTGGATGCTGTGAAGGTTTTGGCCTTCGCTGTGCAGGAAGGAAAGGTGGCTGTTCACTGCCATGCTGGACTGGGCAGGACAGGCAAGTTGCAACTTGTGCATTATTACTTTAAGATGATATTCTATTAGAGCAAAGCCCTTAATATCAACCCTACTTTACAGGTGTTCTTATCGCATGCTATCTGGTCTACACCTGTCGAATCAGCGCTAGTGAAGCTGTCCACTATGTTCGGATCAGAAGGCCTCGCTCAATCCAAACTCGATCACAGATCAATCTGGTGTTTGATTTCGCCCGGCTGGTGGGCTCTCAGCTGGCCCAATACCCGTGTCTGAACATGCGGCACGGTTCCTCCTTCAGTCTCCGGCAGTACCTCCTGCGTCAGGCCCTTCTGCTGCACGGGGACGAGGCCCGAACCCTCAAACACACGCCCAAGATCCTGCACGTCCTCTGCAGCATTCTGATCACTCTCACCCAGGGGGCTCCCAGTCCTCCAGACGTCCAGAGAGAACTGGAGAAGAGGCTGAACATCTTGGCCCTGAAGAAGGCAGTGAAGGTGACACTTCTGAAGAGAAACCTGCCTGCTCTGAAGGAAAGGAGAGGCTCATGCAGAGCGTACTCCTGCGAGTCCTGGGACGAGCCATTCGGGTTCCTGGAGAGGAAGAGAGACATCCTTCTAAACAAGAGAAGCTACAGCGAGTCAGATCTCAGCAAGATTACTATTATTGAGGTGAGTCAGTCAGTTTACTGCAAATTTGCTgtattgtgaaattttaaaaaataaaaataaatggtaatatttgttaaaattagttaactacattagttaacattaactaacgaTGGAAATACttgtaaagcatttattaatctttttttaatactgatttcaacatttactaatgtgttaaatattaatattataatggACCTGCTATAACATGAACAgtgaacagttgtatttttataaagtttttttggggggaaaaaagttgaatactgtaacaaatatattgctcattgttagttaatgcagttttttaaaaaatataaataaacatattctataccataaataaagtgtaattaattagatgCATCAATTCAGGATTGAATCCACCCACATTATCTCCAAAGATGGATTTCAGCCTCAAAGCttcttttgtttttggattattattttaattttgagtgtaaatatatatatatatatatatataaaaaaaatatatgaaatataagaAAATTAAGATATATTATTGTGCCACTCCTACTTCTCATTAccataatatgaaaaatatatacacttCCCTTCCCtcctttatttatattaaacataaagttatatgtttaatataaacaaatgtatatattatattttaattctaaaattgtgtgtgtgtgtgtatctatatgtatgtatgtatgtatttatgtattacgtatgtgtgtgtgtgtattaaaatacagttttggaatttaaatatattttctagatgataattttaataattataattttgttttgttttttttaaatacaattttataattcTTTATGAAAGTTTAAGTTTATGAAACTGCATACCAGTGACATATGAGATCCTGTTGTTTCTGCAAGGATTTTATGTTCTCACGCTACTCTCCTCAATCTGGTGGACACCATAAAATAAGCAATGGAGCAATCGGCCCATCAACAGATCAGAGAATCCCAACAGAATCCCAAAAGAGTCCTCAAACCCCGATGACAGACCAGCGCAATGGGACTACAGAGAAACACAACCCCAATCCACCATCAGCTCCTCTCTCACAAAATGAGACTGtgaacaaaaagacaaaatgtaCAACCAAGAAACCTCAGGCTTATCTAAAGTTCAGCTCAAACATCGAGGTCAGTGTGAGACCAAATAAAATATCCACCATTTTTTCTGCATCTTAGACCACTGCCTGAAGAGTTTTGAGAACTTTTATGTTGTATTACCTCTTATTTGTGCAAATGTTGTGGATGTTTTTCTTAAAGCTAAGGCTGGAGCATTGTACATCAGTTCAGTCATCATTATCAAGAGCTGTCGCTAAAGCAATGGCACAACAGCGCCCTCCACTGGACACTGTATTGAAAAAAGCAGCGGTTTTGCAGGTAAAGCAtgcttgacttgacttgatttttgaCTGAAGTAGAATTATGTTCCAGGATCCACACCCTTGTTAGTTTCAGGAAAGGTTTTGGAacagtaaaacattattttcacaaTACAAAGCATGATCATGTTTTCATATGACTGCATGTACagatataatatacagtatataatctgtaattttttttttttttttttgctttaaaatctCTCAGATAACCATATTggcttttacattttatcatatttatctTGCATTCTCCTTACATTTACACATTATTCTGTCTGTATGACAAAAGCTTTTGTTTTATCCCAGGTTCTGCCGAGTCTGTGAATGTTGTGTTAATGCAGGAGATTTTACCCCGTTTTAATTCTTCTCAGGATGAGCTCAACTCAAGTGAATGTGGCTGGGCTACACTTGTCATGGAAACAGATCCAGACGTTCTGAGCACACTGTTATGGATCTGGCTGGAAAAActaaaggtcagaggtcacagtATATGGCAATTCTGGCGCAAAAAGATGCCAATGATAGTTTCTGGAAAACAATAAGCCTGAAATAAACATAGCATGCTTATGAACTTTTAAAAACTATACTTTTAAGAGAGTTTTTCTCATTGTTTCGTATGCAGTGTTTTAGCTGTTGTGCTTTATCATAACAGGATCCCGTTCTCAGTAAAGATGACATAGAGAGGCTGACTTCAACCTGGCCTGCACAAAGCCTGCACAATATTTCACTGCAAAAGGTGAAAATCTGAACTCATTCTGACAGGACACACTACAAAAACAGTTTGAACTGTATTATGTACAGTTTGGGAATACATTTAAGcataaaaacacagaaatggCTGTTTAAAAATTGCTTACATGTCTGTTacacttctgtgtgtgtgtcatacaAATAAGGCATATTTTGCATCACTAAAAAATTGGTATAGAAACTGTTTatactcagaaattgctagtaaatttcacaaataattacaaagaaaaagtaacacattgaattaaacatgaaattttagaGTTCTTACAGATTGTTCAACAATGTACATCTTCATGTggttatgtttattttgtgttgttttagtatcagCGGCACACCATTTGCTGTTTGCTGGACTGTGTGGGTCAAGTGGCGTTTCGATGTCCTCAGTTTGAACATGCTATACTACAGAGACTCATTCGAGCTTTAACAAGAGtaagtttgtgtgtgtacatgtgcaAATCTTCCCAAATAAACAGATATATAAACATAGAAGTATTTTAAATTCACTTTTGCATGATTTTGTGTTTTAACAGCGCCCTCCAGAGGAAATAGAGAGAAACAACATCTTGCTAAAGGTCCTCAGAGCTACAATGAGAGAGCAATCCCTACACAACCACTACACAAACACTACAACACCATCACAGAGCAGTGCTTAAACTAATGCAACCAATAAAGATATCCACATAAAGAACCATTGTTTGATTAAACGAATGACTGATCAAGTTATTGATTTCTGTTTCAGTGTGTACAGTCCTCCTTCAAAGTATTTAAAAACGTATTATTTCACGTATAAAACTATATGATTGTTTTTGTGTTAACAAAATATCAACTGAGTGGCttctgttttgtctttttgtgttgaagtataaatgtaaacatatttttgtgaaatgtttagctgtaaaattgatttatttatttgcatattttcttTGGAAGTGACACAtcacataatatataatacataagatattttcaaatttctcattggtttttccatacatttttttcaaacaatattttacaaaaccaagacaaaacacaaaaatcaaggagaaaaaagataaatatataaagtaaatgtaaaaaaaataatgtatctTCTCTCTCCTTTCTAAACTAatgtattgtgattttttttttaaatctcattttaatacatttttatttatttactaagtaagtgtttaattatttaatttagatattttgttATCCAGTGAAATGATATACAAACATTTCTAAGTGTCTTAAGTccaaataattttagtttttgtttttagcagCCTATATAATGGTCGTTACTTTGAAATATtgattaatgtgttttataaatgttttaaagtagTTTATTCTGGTCTAAAGACGGAGGAACTTAATACAGTAGGTGtgtattaaattaacatttgaaatatcTCTAAGGAGAGCACTTATTGAATTTGGTTATaccttagtttgtttaataattaataataccgCACGGATGACTGTGGATTCGCCTGCAGAGCCACTGGAATGTCACTCAAAAATGACATCAAAGAATCACCATGGCGACGGCGCCATAGAGATTCAAAAGAAACAATTATAAACAATCAAAAACAGTCGTTGCAGCTGAGGGACTGATTAGAGCTCTTCGCGAgcaacattttaacttttttttttaccgtttTATGTCAATAACATCGTTTTTTTGCAGATATTGTAAGTGGCATCGTTTTGTTTTAAGTTAAGTGTAACTTACatctaaaaataattatttacgcACTGAACACAATCTAATAAGCGATAACATATTAAGGTGGTTTTAAACGAGTATTCTTTCAAAACCTGGCGATCGAAAGTCTATTAAATTCACCAACTTTTTAATATCTTGCACTTAAGGTAAGTTGCTATTTTTACTTCGTTTGCTGTTTACATTTATGCTTTTTGTTACAGTTACGGAGCTGTatgctaattttatttaaattaaattaaaatatttagcaTATGCCTACACTTGACAATTGTCGTGGTAATGTGTTAGATAGTCTAATTGTCATCACTTCCAGAGTAAGGGTAGTGAAGGCTACTTTGCAtcataaaatgctaatattattcatatgttgttattttatttaacacaagtatttatttaattacaagCAGTTTTGcccccagtttcacagacaaggcttaaacctattcctagactaaaatgtaagtctgagctgtttcaattgaaagaaacttgcactgattgatcttaaaacatgtcagtgcctttattttgtgtcacggtgcacaccagtaatgttttttcctaaggcatgtttgtaaaaattacttaaatgtcctaactGAACagtggcctaatcctggtttagtctaagccctgtctgtgaaaccaggccttagtaattatttttttcccaacaGATATCATGGAAGTATGGGTTGGTCCTTGGAAGCCCCACAGGCCAAGGGGCCCCATTGCTGCAATGTATAACAGTCCAGGGCCAACATATGCTCTGCCAGGGGCAactggtacacacacacacacacacacacacacacacacacacacaattcactATATTAGTGAGGACATCTTATAGACTAGACAATGGttttaaatattagattaatGATATATAGCCAAGCCTGACCGGAGCCCTACCCATAAAGTTAACCCTCATAGAAACCTCTGCAAATCAGCAGATTTAAAAATTTGACCGCTTTATGAGTCTTTTAAACTTGTGAAACCATGTGAAATAGATGtgaaaacacttttttatttacttttttataccGTTACAAATGATGACATCCTGAAAAAGAAGGTTCAGCTCTCTGGGCACAAATTTgtcccaaaaatattaagtaggtACATACATAAAATTGACAACAAATACACCCGTAAATCAGGAGCAAAAAAATGTGGTAAAAAGTGGGAGTGATTCTGGGGACCAATGACAATttctaaatgttattttttaaaatgataagcTATTGCCCTGCCATGACTTTGAGGGATTTCTGTGCCCTACACAGGAATGAACAACCATGACCCGAGGATGCAGAAAGGCCCAGCGTTTAGCTTCGGCACACGTCATCGTGACATGCAGGCCAACTTTTCCCCAGGTCCTGGATACCTCATTCCCTCCAACATCACCCGGGTGGGTCGGGATGGAACCCCCGTGTACTCCGTCTATGGCCGACCTAAGGATATTCAGCCCTTTAAAACCCCTGGCCCAGGTCTTTTTACACAATATAAACAGGCTTTGTAGCTGTACAACAAGGTTCACTCTTATAAGAAAAGGTACAAAACTGTCACTGGGGCGACACACTTTCTAAAGGTACTAACATGTAGCATTTAGAAGCAAAAAGATGTACCGtttagcttttgtaccttaGAACAGCCCAGTGACAGCATTGTACCTTTTCTCTGTGAGTGTAGAACAGATTGAACTGgattttgatttttctttcagGCAGTTATTCCCCTGAAAACGCAGCAAAAACCATCTTTTACTCTTCCCCTGCGTTCTCGCTGTCGGCAAGGACTAAACTGTTCCGTAACGATCAAACACCAGGTAGATTTCCACAGATCTACATAGCAACACTACTGGAACAGGTGCATTTCCTGTGACTTTCATGCATTCTCTTGTCTCCAGGTCCAGCTGCATACATGCTTCCCCCAGTATTAGGGTCGAGAGTTGTGAATAAAGCATCTGCCCCAAATGTCTTCTTCGGCGGTCGTAGCGCAATCGGCAGCTTCCATGAAGATCTACGGAAGGTGCGGACACatcattttacagtatttacctcTACATTTGCAAAGATGATAACATTCCTTTTCTCAGACTCCAGGCCCAGGGACCTACCATGTGGTGGATTCAGGTGTGTACAAACACAAGGCCCCTGAGTACAGCATGACCGGACGCAACTTCACACCTGGAGACACTACAAAGACACCAGGACCTGGAGCCCACCATCCAGAAAGGGTCTGTACCATGCTAACACATATACAATACCATTTTATACTACTATTCTATACtatacatttataacattattacaGATGACTTTTGTTACAAataaactttctattaatcaaagcgTTATGATggtgaaaattcagatttgtcatcagaaataaattaaattttaaaatatattcaaatagcaaacagttcttttaaattgttatattatttcacaatactactgtttttactgaatctataagatacttttttttttttagtttctaaCTTCGGGAATGCTCTctactaaaactatttaaataactTGAATTAGTACTAAAATGGTTCCCTCTGTCTTTCTCCACAGGTTACTTTCACAGGAATCAAAGCTCCCAGCTATTCCTTTGGAATTCGTCATTCTGAGTACACCGCTCCTTTAATTGTGGATGCAGCTGATTAAACAGGTCAATTCTGTTAAACAAGCTAGTCTGTCGTATCAGGTCTTAATATTGCTAAAACACAACTTGAAATAATGGTGTTTCAGTGAAAAAGGCTCCAAGATGCAATAATTGTCCTGTTGCAACAATATAAGAAATAAGCTCTATTGCAAAACGAAGTGAACCAAGTCTACCTACAATACTAGCATTTTAACACATCACAGACACAATCTACTAGTCCTGGGTCTGATTCCACCTTGTCGAGTCCGAGTCAAGTCCAAATCCTTAGAAGTTCAAGCCCGTGTTCATTCATATTTGCAGTCTTGAGTCCAAATACCCCAACTCTACAATCCATACACAGAGGTTGTTCCAAAAGATAGGCAGCgaaaacaaatcattaaaaaacTAGTTATACAATGTATAAattctcttatgttcaccaaggctgcatttattttgatcaaaatacagtaatattgtgaactattattacaatttaaaatgactgttttctattatattttaaaatgtaatttatttctgaaggcaaagttgaatttttgcATGCCAGCTCACTACGTTTTGGAATGGCATAGAGGTGGCAAACAGCACTGATGATTACTGTGTAAatcaagaaagaaagtaaatCTTTGAATCCTGGCTCTAAAAGTGTGCTTCCACAGCTGTCTTTACCGGCATGATCCTCATCGGATGTTTCATACAGTGACTATAAAAGTAAGGGAACACTCTCTCAGTGAACGTGTGTTTAAACACATGCAGACCGATATTACGACCCGAGTCGGTGAATGTGACTTTGCCTTGTCCCAGTCCAGCTGCACCCTGATCCTCTGAATTCGCTGGGTGACCCGTAGAAGGGTGAGGATCTCTGGAGAATAGCCCTTCCCGTATTTACCGTTGCAGAAGCCCACATACCACAGGCCCGTTTTGGAGGGGGTCTGTCTGTGTTTGTATGCGGACTCTGTGATCACTCCCACGGCCCAGGCTGTGCTGTCGCCCACCTCGACGTCCCAGCAGCGAGTCCCCGAGTTAAAGCCCTCAGACCCTAGAATGCTTGTGTAGCCGTCGAATCTCTCTGGGTTTGCTGGAAGCTGTTGGAAGTGCTCGTCAGTGTAAGTTATACTGGTCAGATCATCCGACACGAGCAGATAAGGATGGGCGGTGTTGGGGTCAAAGGTTAATGGGGCTGGAGGGAAAGAGACAGAGATGTATACTCACTCTTaagacattcacacacaaagTATTTTGCTTTGAGAAATGCAAGACACTGGCAGTGGAATGAGGGAAAAAGCTAATTCTTAAACTTCTTTAAACTTGAGTGCTGCATTCTTAGAACTATGGAAGTCCGTTTCTGCCATAGAATAAAAATttactttatatctcacaatttggacttttcttgtttttcttttctttcttttttttttttgacattctGAGATACAAACTCAGAATAAACTCCCAATCCAAAAATCAAAACTCAGAGTTCTGACTTaaaatcttgcaattctgacttccCCTCAATTCTGTTTACatgtcacaattctgatttttctttcttttttttctgaattcttTACGGTATATCTCAAAATtgagtttatattttacaattctgaccttttcttctcagaatacatctcacaattctttttttttctgccattaataaaaaataataaaaaaggtaattttgacattttgtcaCACTTCTGACTaattttcttgcaattgcaagtttatgtttcacaattatttttttttctcgcatTCTGACACATTCTGTGTCTGCAGTTTTTCAAAAGCAAAcacattctgtgtgaatggctcccaacttttaaaatgcatctctagccattgtgtttttttcattcattctgcTCAGTACTCACTGTATCGGACGTTGGCTTGTAGTTTCTTCGATACTTCAAAGGTTATGTTACCCACATGTTTTGCTACATTGATGAGCATTCCTGAAGGTTTGGTCTGATCCCGCATTGTACACTTTGTTCTGAAACAACATTTAGTCAGCCAGCACTGATGTGGGTTTGGGTTCAAAACCAGaagttaaagaaagaaaaaaaaacttctcaCCTTTCAGTTGTAGCCTTGTAATTCTAGAAATAATGTAGATAAAATCAGAAAGATTAATCAGAAAATCTACCAAAGCTGCacttatttgaccaaaaatataataaaaacagtaatattatgaaatattattaccatttaaaaataattgttttctattttaatacattttcaaatgtaattatgtgtcatccttcagaaatcaatttaataggctgatttgctgctcgagaaacaatacttattatcatcaatgttgaaaagagttgtgctgcttcatattttgtgggatttaaaaaaaaataagtagaaatgaatagaaagtttaaaagaacagcatttatttgaaatgtaaactttttgggacgttataaatgtctttaattttgATCtgtttaaagcatccttgctgattttttaaaattacattctgCAATTTTTACTGAATATAatggaaaaatatgcattttattttgatcttttgaaataaaacatcataaaacataattttataaatCCAGAAGCCAAACCAAGTGCTTCTTACCACAAGAAATGTGAAGTCATTCCTTCTCAGCTGTTCTTCGACGGACTCAATAATGTGCGAGAGAGATAGCATCCCTGATCTAATCTCCTCAATCTTCTTTTTAATTATCTCACTCTTCTGCTCTTCTTCTTTCCTCAGCGCCGTCATCCTGGCTGCCTCTTCATCTTCTAGAAACTGGTGAAGCTTTTCAAAAGCCTCCTTAATTTTAGTCTCAGTGTGTTGGGTCTGTTCCTAAACACAAAATATCAGCAAATTCAGGCTGAAATTTCCATACAGTAGTTAAACTGTGACAATGTTGAAATATCCTCCCGTTACTCACCTTAATATACTCTCCTGTTTCATCCCAAGACTGTTTAATTTGTTCGTAGACTCTGAGTTTCTCCAGAAAGGCCTTTAGTTTCAGCTGGAGCTCTTGCTAACAAATGTTAGAAAGTGAAATGAGACAAGTAAAGTTGGGGCAAGTTGTTACTTTTTCAAAGTTACACTATTTCAGCGTagggatattttttttatcgagCATGTAGAAtatgtgtgttattttagtattatttatataatgttatatatagaatatttctattttgaattagattttatttttatatttgcagttttagtaattttgttttgtgctttttaaatttttattactttttaaaaatatttctgtatttctatatagctttaattttgtaatgcaatagttagaatttattttattgaatctttatttaaatcaatgactttttaactataatacacgcacacacacatatatcagATGTTTTAGCATGATGATTTTCCCAGCTTTGTTTACTGATGTTAAACAGGTTGTTTGTTACAAACCTGCATATCCAAAAAGGATCAGCAGTGTCCAGCTTATATTTGATATTATCAGCAAGTTCCCATGAAACTTTTGTTTCTGTAAGTTTGAGAATGTGTGTCATATAAGGGTCGCTAGTGTGCTAAGACCTGTTTGACAAGACAGCTTTCATATCTCACCCATTTCCAATCCATTAAATCTGACAATCAGTGAAATCTGACTAAAGTCCACAAGCTGGTCATTTCAACCAAGCTATTGACTATTGTTTCAAACTGTTTCCATACAATCTGACACTCTGAGCTCTTACCCTGAGGTCCTGCGACGCGTCTGCTGTTGAACGAATGCGGTGGTTCTTATGCGATTTGGCATTTCTGCATTTCCCACAAGCTAGTTCTTGATCTTCAGTGCAGAAGAAAGTAAGAGGTTCTCCATGAAGACTACAGAACTCCGCCGTCTCTACGGGAGGCTCCTGAGTTGTTTCTTCTCTCATCAGATCACACATGTTTCTCAGCACAATGTTTATAGGTGGGTTAGGGATGGAGGACACGGTTCTGCAGATAGGACACTCTTGAGTTCCTCGGCGGTTCCAGAAGGTTTTCACACAGCTGTTACAGATGCTGTGAGAGCAGGGCAGGAGAATGGGATTTCTGAAGATGTCACAGCAGATGGGGCAGTAGAAATCCTCATCTGTAATGGACAGTCTACAGGCCATTTTGCATTAAATGCTTTAGCTAGTTGTGTTTCTCTggctctctctgtgtgtctgatCCAGCTGTCAAAGAGCACAAGAGTGTCTCTCAGCTCAGCTGTGTTTACATCCCAGACACCTGCAAATCAGGGTGGAGCCATAAGAGCAAAGACAGCATTTCATCAGAACTATCTATCGTCTAGTGTTCTATATTTCTACAACACcctattcatttattaatttctaCGACACCATATTAATTTCA containing:
- the zgc:77752 gene encoding protein tyrosine phosphatase domain-containing protein 1, with the translated sequence MTPQVPVPRPSYSQARESLVKAIPSKIICLFACGGKDCRYEGPACWSINQQAIKGVFSSWVTDDIIAMARPSTCLIKRYSIIEQFKQFNIKSIINMQLPGEHAHCGPPLDPGSGFTYSPQIFMDSQIYFYNFGMSDFGVSSLEVMLDAVKVLAFAVQEGKVAVHCHAGLGRTGVLIACYLVYTCRISASEAVHYVRIRRPRSIQTRSQINLVFDFARLVGSQLAQYPCLNMRHGSSFSLRQYLLRQALLLHGDEARTLKHTPKILHVLCSILITLTQGAPSPPDVQRELEKRLNILALKKAVKVTLLKRNLPALKERRGSCRAYSCESWDEPFGFLERKRDILLNKRSYSESDLSKITIIEDFMFSRYSPQSGGHHKISNGAIGPSTDQRIPTESQKSPQTPMTDQRNGTTEKHNPNPPSAPLSQNETVNKKTKCTTKKPQAYLKFSSNIELRLEHCTSVQSSLSRAVAKAMAQQRPPLDTVLKKAAVLQDELNSSECGWATLVMETDPDVLSTLLWIWLEKLKDPVLSKDDIERLTSTWPAQSLHNISLQKYQRHTICCLLDCVGQVAFRCPQFEHAILQRLIRALTRRPPEEIERNNILLKVLRATMREQSLHNHYTNTTTPSQSSA
- the cimap1b gene encoding outer dense fiber protein 3-B — encoded protein: MEVWVGPWKPHRPRGPIAAMYNSPGPTYALPGATGMNNHDPRMQKGPAFSFGTRHRDMQANFSPGPGYLIPSNITRVGRDGTPVYSVYGRPKDIQPFKTPGPGSYSPENAAKTIFYSSPAFSLSARTKLFRNDQTPGPAAYMLPPVLGSRVVNKASAPNVFFGGRSAIGSFHEDLRKTPGPGTYHVVDSGVYKHKAPEYSMTGRNFTPGDTTKTPGPGAHHPERVTFTGIKAPSYSFGIRHSEYTAPLIVDAAD
- the trim35-30 gene encoding LOW QUALITY PROTEIN: tripartite motif containing 35-30 (The sequence of the model RefSeq protein was modified relative to this genomic sequence to represent the inferred CDS: inserted 1 base in 1 codon), yielding MACRLSITDEDFYCPICCDIFRNPILLPCSHSICNSCVKTFWNRRGTQECPICRTVSSIPNPPINIVLRNMCDLMREETTQEPPVETAEFCSLHGEPLTFFCTEDQELACGKCRNAKSHKNHRIRSTADASQDLRQELQLKLKAFLEKLRVYEQIKQSWDETGEYIKEQTQHTETKIKEAFEKLHQFLEDEEAARMTALRKEEEQKSEIIKKKIEEIRSGMLSLSHIIESVEEQLRRNDFTFLVNYKATTERTKCTMRDQTKPSGMLINVAKHVGNITFEVSKKLQANVRYTPLTFDPNTAHPYLLVSDDLTSITYTDEHFQQLPANPERFDGYTSILGSEGFNSGTRCWDVEVGDSTAWAVGVITESAYKHRQTPSKTGLWYVGFCNGKYGKGYSPEILTLLRVTQRIQRIRVQLDWDXGKVTFTDSGRNIGLHVFKHTFTERVFPYFYSHCMKHPMRIMPVKTAVEAHF